The following proteins come from a genomic window of Gossypium raimondii isolate GPD5lz chromosome 5, ASM2569854v1, whole genome shotgun sequence:
- the LOC105770239 gene encoding protein PELPK1 encodes MATSNCFVLAIFMALSLSNINVGVTARHLLQMPPTLPRVTLPPLPSIPNLPQPTIPTLPTTQPSLPKPGALPPLPTMPTLPTIPNAPKLSMPPLPNIPSFPTIPATMPSIPFFSPPPAKN; translated from the coding sequence ATGGCCACTTCAAATTGTTTTGTCTTAGCAATTTTCATGGCTTTATCATTATCAAACATCAATGTCGGGGTAACAGCTCGTCATCTCCTTCAGATGCCACCAACGTTGCCTAGAGTAACGTTACCACCATTGCCATCTATCCCAAATCTCCCACAACCAACAATACCGACATTGCCAACCACTCAGCCATCGTTACCCAAGCCTGGTGCTCTACCTCCACTTCCTACCATGCCAACATTGCCGACCATACCTAATGCCCCAAAACTGAGCATGCCACCTCTGCCGAACATTCCCTCCTTCCCTACAATACCAGCTACTATGCCATCTATTCCATTCTTCTCGCCACCACCGGCCAAAAACTAG